Proteins encoded together in one Acipenser ruthenus chromosome 22, fAciRut3.2 maternal haplotype, whole genome shotgun sequence window:
- the LOC131699510 gene encoding splicing factor 1-like produces MKLAEDYEDSLVSARTGILSAPALRNNRPSSLSPPTPPPPSIPGPRPPTPMGHLASPPWRPRLAPSWGRGAAPAPLPYQQRDRHLTTVSSVPPICFRCNQQGHLARSCPAAMECDVAVCNWTPEIGVIVRERPYRIPES; encoded by the exons ATGAAACTGGCCGAGGACTACGAGGACTCCCTAGTTTCTGCCCGGACCGGGATACTGTCGGCTCCTGCCCTTCGGAACAACcgaccctcatctctctctcctccaacaccaccaccaccatcaatcccgggacccagacctccgaccccaatgggccaccttgcctcccctccatggagaccaaggttggcccccagctggggtagaggtgctgcccctgccccgttgccataccagcagcgggataGACACTTAACCACTGTTTCCTCTGTCCCCCCGATTTGTTTTAGATGCaaccaacagggacatctggccaggtcatgccccgctgccatggagtgtgacgtggccgtatGTAATTGGacacctgagatag gtgtcatcgtgcgggagagaccttaccggatcccagaaagttga